The DNA sequence GGCGAGGGCGTCCCGCACCGCGTGCGCGCCCGGGAACGCGGGCAGCAGCGCCGGGTGGGTGTTGACGACGGTGAACTTCCCCAGCACGCGCGGGCCGAGGATCTTCATGAAGCCCGCCGAGACCACCAGGTCCGGCTCGTGCTCGGCGATCCGTGCGGCGAGCGCCTCGTCCCACGCCTCCCGGGTGGGGTGGTCACCGACCCGCTCGACGAAGGTCGGCACCCCGGCGCGGCGGGCGCGCTCCAGGCCCGCGATGCCGTCCCGGTCCGCGCCGACCGCCACCACGCGCGCGCCGTACGATTCGTCGTCTGCCGCATCGAGCAGGGCCTGTAGGTTGGTTCCAGAACCCGAGACCAGCACGACGAGCCGGGCGGCCCGCCGGGCGGGCCCCGTGGCGGCGGCACGAGGCGAGGATGACAGCTCCGAGCTCCTTTCGCTCTCCGGGAGGGGTACGGCCCGGCGCGCGGGGCAGGTGTCCCCGCACGCCCCGGCCCGGCTCCCGGGCCGACGCTGCCAGCGTATCGGCCCGCCTGCCCGGCTCCGACGGCCAGGGCATGAAGGAGGCCATGTGACGACCCCCTCACCCACGCCCCAGCGGACCCCGCGGCAG is a window from the Thermopolyspora flexuosa genome containing:
- the purN gene encoding phosphoribosylglycinamide formyltransferase, producing MSSSPRAAATGPARRAARLVVLVSGSGTNLQALLDAADDESYGARVVAVGADRDGIAGLERARRAGVPTFVERVGDHPTREAWDEALAARIAEHEPDLVVSAGFMKILGPRVLGKFTVVNTHPALLPAFPGAHAVRDALAYGVRVTGCTVHLVDAGVDTGPVIAQEPVRVEPGDDEHSLHERIKTVERRLLVDVVGRMVREGWTVTGRIVSIGAGRR